The DNA sequence CATCGAGGTGTTCAGGGAGAAATAGTCGCAGAAGTTCCGCCGCTCCCGGTCGGTGACCCACTCGGCGTTGGGCTCCCGGCACTGGTTGTGGGCGTGGCGGTCGTAGAAGCGGCACTGGACGCACGCGTGGAGGTCCCGCCCGCACTGGTCGCAGGACGTGTCGCGCACGATCCGCGTCTTGGGGGCGAGCGCGGTGCCGCAATGGACGCAGCAGCTCATGGTCGATCTCCGGTTCCAACCGTTTGGGGCCGGTAGCCGTCATGATAAGGGAAGCACCCGGGTCCGGGGCGATCCCTTTCGGGGGATCGCGTCTCCTTGACAACCCCCGCCCGGGACGGGAAGATGCTTCCCTTCATCTCTGTTCTGATGCCGGACTCGACACGTGGAGACACCTCATGAACGCAGGTATCCGGGGCATCGGCGGATGGGTGGCGGGGGCCGCGGCCCTCGTGCTCCTGGCCGGCGGCTGCTCCACCGCGAAGAAGGAGGAGGCGCACGCGTGGAAGACCGATTTCGACGCGGCCCTCGCGGACGCCGGTCAGGCCCAGCGCCCCATCCTCCTGGACTTCTATACCGACTGGTGAAGGTGGTGTAAGGCTCTGGAAGAGTCTACCTACACCGACGCCACGTTCCAGGAATTCTCGAAGCGGTTCACCCTCGTGAAGGTCAACGCCGAGGTCGACACCGCGGTCTCGTCGCGCTACCGCGCGAAGGTCTATCCGACCGTGCTGGTTCTGAAGCCGGACGGCACGGAGATCGATCGCGTCGTCGGCTATTACCGGGCTCCGGAGTTCATCGCCCTGGTCGAGGATTATCTCGCCGGACGGAACACGCTCGGCTCGATGATCCAGGAGGAGGCCACCAAGGGGCAGGATGCCGCCTTCGTGTCGAAGCTCGCCGACCGGTACTTCGAGCACGGGCTCTACGACGAAGCAAAGAGCCGGTACGAGCGCATCGCCACCCTCGACCCGGAGAACAAGTCCGGGCTCGTGGACGACGCGCTCATCAGCGTGGCGCGCATGCACCGGAAGGACAACGATCTCCCCGGATACCGCCGCTATGCCCAGATGGTCGTCGACAAGTATCCCGACTCCGACATGGTGCGCACGGCGCGGCTCTACGTCGCGGGCAGCTACAAGCGTGAGGGCAACTTCACGAAGGCTCGCGAGCTGTTCCTCGACTACGCGAAGCGGTTCCCGGACGACGAGGACGCTCCGTACGCCAAGGAGCAGGCGGACTCGATGGCCGTGAAGATCGCCGAGGAGCGGGCGGGGAAGACGGGCGCCTGAAACTCGGGATCCTCGGTCCTCCCCAGAGCGGAAAGACCACGCTCTTCCACGCGCTCACGCGCGGCCAGGCCGAATCGGGCTCGGCCCGCGGGGAGCGCGTCCACATGGGCTCGGTCCCGGTGCCGGACTCCCGTCTCGTCCGGCTCCGGGACCTGTACACTCCGAAGAAGTACACCCCGGCCAAGGTCGACTACATCGACGTTCCCGCGGTCGAGAAGCCTCGCGGGGGCGAGCGCGGCGGCCTCTCGTCCCTCTCCGCGCTTCGTGACGTCGACGCCTTCGTGCTGGTCGTGCGCGCGTTCGAGGACCCTTCGGTTCCGCACTTCATGACCACCGTCGACCCGGCTCGCGACGCCGCGTGGCTCGCGGGCGAGCTGCTGCTCGAGGACCTGGCGGTGGTGGAGAAGCGCCTCGAGAAGATCGAGAAGGCGCTCAAGGTGGGGAAGAAGCCCGAGGATCCCCAGGAGTACGAGGCGCTCCGCCGGATTCGAGACGCTCTGGAGTCCGAGCGACCCGCGCGGGACGCCGGCCTCACGCTCCCACAGGAGCGCGCGATCCGCGGCTTCCAATTCTTCACCCTGCGGCCGTGGATCGTCGTCGTGAACGTGGACGAGAGCGCGCTCAAGGAGCCCGAGGAGTCCGTGGTCGCGGCGGTGCGCGCGAAGTTTCCCGAGCCCCGGCCGACCGTCGTCGCCCTCTCGGCCAAGATCGAGGCCGAGCTCGCGGCCCTCCCCGAGGCCGAGGCGGGGGAATTCATGGCGATGCTGGGCATCGAAGAGCCCGGCCTCACCCGCATGATCCGCCTCTCCTACGAGGTCCTGGGCCTCGTCTCCTTTTTCACGGTGGGACCCGACGAGGTCCGCGCCTGGACCATCCGGCGCGACACCGCGGCCCCCGAGGCCGCCGGGGCGATCCACAGCGACCTGGAGCGGGGCTTCATCCGGGCCGAGGTCATCGCCTACGACGACCTGATCGGCGCCGAGACCATGGCCCGGGCGCGGGAGCGGGGGCTCTTGCGGACCGAGGGGCGGGACTATAGAGTCCGGGACGGCGACATCGTGAACATCCGCTTCAGCGTCTAGGAAACCCGCGCGGCACCCCCGGCGTAGTGACTTCATGGGGATGGTCTTGCGCCGGTTTTCTCAGATCGAGGAGAAGTGGAATGGCTGATCTCGGCATGGGCCGCGCGGTGAGCGCCGCGGCCGTATGGGTGGCGGCGTTCGGGTGGGCTGCGCTGGGGACGTTCGGGACGCTCGGCAGCGCCGAGGCCGCCCAGAAGAAGCAGGTCACCGAGAAGGTCTTCCCGTTCGAGCCGGGGGGCAGCCTCCGGATCCAGAGCCAGAACGGGAACATCACGATCGAGACCTGGTCCGAGCCCCGAGCCAGCGTCCAGATCACCCGGATCGCCAAGGCGAACGAGGAGAAGCAGGTCGACGCCCTGTTGCGCGAGATGCAAGCGGACGTCACCCTGAGCACGGGACACATCGAGATCGTGAGCCGGTTCCCGAAGCGCAGCGAGTCCGTGGGCCTCTGGGACATCCTGGGCCAGCGTGTCACGTCGATGAACATCCATTATCATGTCAAGGTGCCGGCCCGGACGGGCATCGAGCTCGACACGACGAACGGCGATCTCAAGATCCGAGGGGTCGCCTCCGGCGTGACCGGGAGGACGTTGAACGGCAGCGTGGAAGTCCGCGGGATCAAGGGACCGGTCGAGGTGGAGACCACGAACGGGAGCATCCATCTCGCGGGTATCGAGGGCTCGGCCAGCGCCGAGACCACGAACGGCACGATCGAGGCCGTGATGCACCGGGTGGATGCGGCGGGCCAGATCGTGCTCTCCACGACGAACGGGAGCGTGACGGCGTCCCTCCCCGAGGATCTGAAGGCGAACGTGGACGCGGAGACGACGAACGGCCGGGTGAGGGTGGCATTTCCGGTGAAGCGGCTCGCGGGCTCGACCGCGCGGGCGCTCCACGCGACGATCGGCGGGGGAGGCGTGGATCTCACGCTCCGCACGACGAACGGCAACATCGTGATCCAGAAGATCGGAACGACCAAAGGAACCTGAGCCAGGATCGGGAGGGAAGCCTTGAGCGGAAGCATCCCGCACGCCAACATCACGGCCGGGGGTCCCATGACCCGCGGCGATCTCTTGATGCTCCTCTACTGGTTCGCCGACACGCTCGCGGTGCCCGAGACGCGCGGGATTCGCGGGCTCTCGCGCCTGACGCGGCTCGCGGTGATCCTGGGACACGAGACGGGTCTCGACCGCGAGATCGATCCGTGGTTCCCGTTCCACGTGACGCCTTCGGGAGGCGTCGTGAGCCCGGCGCTGTGGGCGGAGCTCCTGGCGCTCCGCGAGTACCAGGTCGTGATTCCCGTGCCCGCGCTCGAGGAGATGCCCCGGGAGGAGGTTGTCGAGCGGATGTGGATGCTCGAGAACCTGATCCCGCCGCACGAGCGCGGGGACTATCCGATGCCTCGCGACCTCGAGCGGGA is a window from the Candidatus Eisenbacteria bacterium genome containing:
- a CDS encoding tetratricopeptide repeat protein — encoded protein: MKVNAEVDTAVSSRYRAKVYPTVLVLKPDGTEIDRVVGYYRAPEFIALVEDYLAGRNTLGSMIQEEATKGQDAAFVSKLADRYFEHGLYDEAKSRYERIATLDPENKSGLVDDALISVARMHRKDNDLPGYRRYAQMVVDKYPDSDMVRTARLYVAGSYKREGNFTKARELFLDYAKRFPDDEDAPYAKEQADSMAVKIAEERAGKTGA
- a CDS encoding DUF933 domain-containing protein, producing the protein MLGPPQSGKTTLFHALTRGQAESGSARGERVHMGSVPVPDSRLVRLRDLYTPKKYTPAKVDYIDVPAVEKPRGGERGGLSSLSALRDVDAFVLVVRAFEDPSVPHFMTTVDPARDAAWLAGELLLEDLAVVEKRLEKIEKALKVGKKPEDPQEYEALRRIRDALESERPARDAGLTLPQERAIRGFQFFTLRPWIVVVNVDESALKEPEESVVAAVRAKFPEPRPTVVALSAKIEAELAALPEAEAGEFMAMLGIEEPGLTRMIRLSYEVLGLVSFFTVGPDEVRAWTIRRDTAAPEAAGAIHSDLERGFIRAEVIAYDDLIGAETMARARERGLLRTEGRDYRVRDGDIVNIRFSV
- a CDS encoding DUF4097 family beta strand repeat-containing protein, whose amino-acid sequence is MADLGMGRAVSAAAVWVAAFGWAALGTFGTLGSAEAAQKKQVTEKVFPFEPGGSLRIQSQNGNITIETWSEPRASVQITRIAKANEEKQVDALLREMQADVTLSTGHIEIVSRFPKRSESVGLWDILGQRVTSMNIHYHVKVPARTGIELDTTNGDLKIRGVASGVTGRTLNGSVEVRGIKGPVEVETTNGSIHLAGIEGSASAETTNGTIEAVMHRVDAAGQIVLSTTNGSVTASLPEDLKANVDAETTNGRVRVAFPVKRLAGSTARALHATIGGGGVDLTLRTTNGNIVIQKIGTTKGT